One window of Haloarcula rubripromontorii genomic DNA carries:
- a CDS encoding HVO_A0114 family putative DNA-binding protein: protein MTPQELGSKEDAESVLRIEAKPWESFKDDVLTTAAAVDEGEDPGPDTVSFSDPERIARILTGTRLELLKAVMEEEPESMRALSRLVDRNPKEVNDDVHLFEEYGIISLEQDGRAKRPVVPYDRIEFAVTLELDDSSESDSDERLAVQ, encoded by the coding sequence ATGACCCCTCAAGAACTCGGTTCGAAGGAGGATGCTGAGTCCGTACTTCGGATCGAAGCAAAGCCGTGGGAGTCGTTCAAGGATGATGTCCTTACGACTGCTGCGGCTGTCGACGAAGGGGAAGATCCAGGTCCTGATACGGTGAGCTTTAGCGATCCAGAGCGGATTGCTCGGATCCTCACCGGGACACGTCTTGAACTACTCAAGGCGGTAATGGAAGAGGAACCTGAGAGTATGCGAGCCCTGTCGCGGCTCGTAGATCGCAACCCCAAGGAAGTGAACGATGATGTCCATCTCTTTGAAGAGTATGGCATCATCTCACTCGAACAAGACGGCCGCGCCAAACGGCCCGTCGTCCCTTACGACCGAATCGAGTTTGCGGTTACACTCGAATTAGACGACTCCAGCGAGTCTGATAGCGACGAACGACTCGCTGTGCAATAA